The DNA sequence AACGTGAGATTCTGGAGGAGATCACCCGGGCGGTCTCCGAAACTCTACACTCGACCGATATTCTGCGGAAAAGGACTAACAGGACTGAAGCTGAGATTGGTGAGAGGAACCTGATTTCTCCCCGTGTATCGGGCGTACGTGAAGAGACGCCGAAGAGCTATTCCGCTGGTGGTTCCGGTGTGCAGGCCGGTGGCCGTGTTCACCTGAAATTCTCAACGACAGACAAACAGCTGCGACTGACAGAGACGGTGTGCCTCGGAGATACACCCGGGCTCCTTCCCTCCCTGAGGGTAATTGGGCAGGTATGTGAACGGTACATTCTCGCCGGTTCGGTGGCTGATGACGAACTATTCATTATCGATCAGCATGCCGCACATGAGCGAATCCTCTATGATCAGCTAAGTGCCGGGAGAGATGGTCGTCTCCAGCGCCAGGATTTGCTCGTCCCTCTGGTTGTATCCCTGAGACCGGCTGAACATGCCGCATTGAACGATGCCTCATCTGTTCTTGAGGATCAGGGTTTTGTCATTGAGGATTTTGGCGGTGGCAGCATCGCCGTGCGTTCAGTCCCCATGGTATTAGGAAAGAGGCTCGGGGCAGAAATAATTCGGGATATTGCCGGGGATCTCATTGCAGAAAAGTCCCTCTCTTCAGATGAGAGAAAGGAACAGATTACCTGTATGGTGGCCTGCCGGGGAGCGATTAAAGCCGGCACAACAATGAGCAATGAGCAGATGGAACGGCTACTGGATCAGCTCTCGCGGACCAGTGAACCCTATACCTGCCCGCACGGACGACCGGTTATCCTCTCATACACCATAAGCCAACTTGACCGCCTGTTCCACCGATCGTGATTGTATTTTGCTCATCCGGCGAAGTTCGGGGAGACCCATCTCTTATGCCCGCATCCCCGCGCTCATACCGCAGAGGTCATGGATGATGCGAAGAACTATCAGCCGTTCCCCTTCGACGACGGTCTGTGCAACAATGAAGGTGAGAAATCCCTGTCTGCTGAAGATTTGCCGGACTTCGTCGATGCCGGTGAGGTCGGAGATGAGAAGCAGGGCCCTTCCATGTGGTGCAATAATATCGGAGAGGATATCTGCAAATCGTCGTATGGAGTCCCTGCCGTCTTCGCCGCCGTCAAGGGCGTGTTCGAGCCAGTCATCGATACGTTCGCCGGGTGCTGTAGGGAGATAGGGTGGATTGAAGAGTACGACATCAAATTGGTGACAGAGACCCGATGCCAGATCCGTCCTGATGACCTCCACTCTCTGGATTCGGGCAGATTTGCAGGCGTGGGGATTGATATCGGTCGCATAGCAACGGGTAACTGTCGCAATATGCCTGGCAATATACCCGCTGCCGGTGCCTATCTCGAGTACTGTCTCTCCTGGATGCACCTCATGCATGGCTGCCTCCAGGAGAAGCATGGTGTCCGCTTCCGGCTG is a window from the Methanovulcanius yangii genome containing:
- a CDS encoding HemK2/MTQ2 family protein methyltransferase, which gives rise to MESKLNNATDNPGEGHPQWHPQVYQPEADTMLLLEAAMHEVHPGETVLEIGTGSGYIARHIATVTRCYATDINPHACKSARIQRVEVIRTDLASGLCHQFDVVLFNPPYLPTAPGERIDDWLEHALDGGEDGRDSIRRFADILSDIIAPHGRALLLISDLTGIDEVRQIFSRQGFLTFIVAQTVVEGERLIVLRIIHDLCGMSAGMRA